From a region of the Leucoraja erinacea ecotype New England chromosome 6, Leri_hhj_1, whole genome shotgun sequence genome:
- the dph3 gene encoding DPH3 homolog, whose translation MSVFHDEVEIEDFEFDEETESYFYPCPCGDKFIISKEDLENGEEVATCPSCSLIIKVIYDKDQFMSGELVGMVTMDKLEKLKC comes from the exons ATGTCGGTGTTTCACGACGAGGTGGAGATCGAGGATTTCGAGTTCGACGAGGAGACGGAGAGCTATTTCTACCCATGTCCGTGCGGGGACAAGTTCATCATCAGTAAG GAGGATCTAGAAAATGGCGAAGAAGTCGCAACATGTCCAAGTTGTTCTTTGATTATCAAAGTCATTTATGATAAA GACCAGTTTATGTCTGGAGAACTAGTGGGCATGGTGACCATGGACAAACTCGAAAAACTCAAGTGCTGA